The Streptomyces sp. NBC_00344 genome includes a window with the following:
- the murJ gene encoding murein biosynthesis integral membrane protein MurJ: MLIRQVLQAGALGTGLLATTYNQANVVPAGLYFLLIGGALNSVLVPQLVRARLEHPDGGLAFEQRLVTLTVCLLTAGTIAAVAGAPQIIGLYQRDTAGNHAAFELTVAFARFLLPQILFYGLFGILGQVLNARGRFGAMMWAPVLNNAVLITVFGGCLALTTAPDRVQDITGTQVALLGTGTTLALAVQALALIPSVRATGFRFRPRFDWRGAGLRKSAGAARWTLLFVLANLAAATVVTRYASAADASLPDDGVGFSSYTYAQTIWMLPQSVVTVSLVTALLPRMSRAIAEHRTGDMREDLSRALRVSGAFIVPAAVFFVFFGPETARLLFAHGAADAASTRPLGHMLQVLGPGLIPFSAQYLLLRGFYAIEDTRTPFLMAVCIGGTDAGLAALCHLLLPPRWAVTGMAAAYTASYAVGLCVTAVLLRRRLGGRLDGSRLCHTYGRLGAAALAAGTLGRTAADFCPALSAVPGLAAAPAVAAGGATMLLFFVVFARALRVGAFRKPPEPM, from the coding sequence GTGCTCATCCGGCAGGTCCTTCAGGCGGGTGCGCTCGGCACCGGGCTCCTGGCCACCACCTACAACCAGGCCAACGTGGTGCCCGCCGGGCTGTACTTCCTGCTCATCGGCGGCGCGCTGAACTCCGTACTGGTACCGCAGCTGGTCCGCGCACGGCTGGAGCATCCGGACGGCGGACTCGCCTTCGAGCAGCGTCTGGTCACCCTCACGGTGTGCTTGCTGACCGCGGGCACGATCGCGGCCGTGGCGGGCGCGCCGCAGATCATCGGCCTCTACCAGAGGGACACCGCGGGCAACCACGCGGCATTCGAGCTGACAGTGGCGTTCGCCCGGTTCCTGCTGCCGCAGATCCTCTTCTACGGGCTGTTCGGCATCCTGGGTCAAGTGCTCAACGCCCGGGGGAGGTTCGGCGCGATGATGTGGGCCCCGGTGCTCAACAACGCTGTCTTGATCACGGTGTTCGGCGGCTGTCTCGCTCTCACGACCGCTCCTGACCGGGTGCAGGACATCACCGGTACGCAGGTGGCCCTCCTCGGAACGGGGACCACACTGGCACTCGCCGTCCAGGCGCTGGCGCTGATCCCCTCTGTCCGGGCCACCGGATTCCGCTTCCGTCCCCGCTTCGACTGGCGCGGCGCCGGGCTGCGCAAGAGTGCCGGCGCGGCCCGCTGGACCCTCCTCTTCGTCCTGGCCAACCTGGCGGCCGCCACAGTGGTGACCCGCTATGCCTCGGCGGCCGACGCGAGCCTGCCCGACGACGGGGTGGGTTTCTCCTCCTACACCTACGCCCAGACGATCTGGATGCTGCCGCAGTCGGTCGTCACGGTCTCGCTGGTCACAGCGCTGCTGCCGCGGATGAGCCGGGCGATCGCCGAACACCGCACCGGCGACATGCGCGAGGACCTCTCCCGCGCCCTGCGCGTCAGCGGCGCCTTCATCGTGCCCGCTGCCGTCTTCTTCGTCTTCTTCGGCCCGGAGACAGCCCGGTTGCTCTTCGCCCACGGCGCGGCAGACGCCGCGTCCACCCGGCCCTTGGGACACATGCTGCAGGTGTTGGGCCCCGGTCTGATCCCCTTCTCGGCGCAGTACCTGCTGCTGCGCGGCTTCTATGCCATCGAGGACACCAGGACCCCGTTCCTGATGGCCGTGTGCATCGGCGGCACCGACGCCGGACTGGCCGCCCTCTGCCATCTGCTGCTTCCGCCCCGCTGGGCGGTCACCGGCATGGCGGCGGCCTACACCGCCTCGTACGCGGTGGGTCTGTGCGTCACCGCCGTACTGCTGCGGCGGCGACTGGGGGGCCGGCTGGACGGCAGTCGGCTGTGTCACACCTACGGCAGGCTGGGCGCAGCCGCGCTCGCGGCCGGAACCCTGGGCCGGACGGCGGCGGACTTCTGCCCGGCCCTTTCCGCAGTGCCCGGCCTGGCCGCCGCACCGGCGGTGGCCGCCGGCGGTGCGACCATGCTGCTGTTCTTCGTGGTGTTCGCCCGGGCGCTGAGGGTCGGTGCGTTCCGGAAACCGCCGGAACCGATGTGA
- a CDS encoding M4 family metallopeptidase, with amino-acid sequence MRPTHRRATATGALIAAAALLAVGVQAGTASATPENTGSASAVTGKAGTGALPAKLSPAQRAELIRQANATKAATAKDLGLGAQEQLQVRDVVKDRNGTTHTRYERTYEGLPVLGGDLVVTESKAGQSEGVTKASRAELKNISTSASVAPAAAEKTALKAAAVQGSKKTSADRAPRKVVWLAQGKPTLAYETVIGGFQDDGTPSELHVITDAATGKKLYERQAIETGVGNTEYSGQVTLGTTQSGSTYTLNDAARGGHKTYNLNHGTSGTGTLYSGSDDVWGNGLASNTETAAADAHYGAAETWDFYKNVFGRTGIAGDGVAAYSRVHYGNSYVNAFWDDSCFCMTYGDGSGNADPLTALDVAGHEMSHGVTAATAGLNYSGESGGLNEATSDIFGTSVEFYANNATDKGDYLIGEKININGDGTPLRYMDKPSKDGGSADSWYSGVGNLDVHYSSGPANHWFYLLSEGSGAKVINGVSYNSPTSDGLPVTGIGRDKAQLIWYKALTEQFTSTTNYASARTGTLAAASALYGATSAEYKAVQDAWAGINVGARSGGGGSGGTVFQSTTPVSIPDAGAAVTSPIPVTGVTGNAPSTLKVDVNITHTWRGDLVIDLVAPDGSTYRLKNSSSSDSADNVVATYTVNASSEVANGTWKLKVQDVAAQDTGKINSWKLTF; translated from the coding sequence GTGAGACCCACGCATCGTCGTGCCACCGCCACCGGCGCCCTCATCGCCGCAGCGGCCCTGCTCGCCGTAGGCGTCCAGGCCGGCACTGCCTCCGCAACACCCGAGAACACCGGCAGCGCATCCGCGGTGACCGGCAAGGCCGGTACCGGCGCCCTCCCGGCCAAGCTCTCGCCCGCACAACGGGCTGAGTTGATACGCCAGGCCAATGCCACCAAGGCGGCCACCGCGAAGGACCTCGGCCTCGGGGCCCAGGAGCAGCTCCAGGTCCGTGACGTCGTCAAGGACCGCAACGGCACCACGCACACCCGGTACGAGCGCACCTACGAAGGACTGCCCGTGCTCGGCGGCGACCTGGTCGTCACCGAGTCGAAGGCGGGGCAGAGCGAGGGCGTCACCAAGGCGTCCCGCGCAGAGCTCAAGAACATCAGCACCAGTGCGTCGGTGGCACCGGCCGCCGCTGAGAAGACGGCCCTGAAGGCCGCCGCGGTCCAGGGGTCGAAGAAGACCTCGGCCGACCGCGCCCCCCGCAAGGTGGTGTGGCTGGCGCAGGGCAAGCCGACACTCGCCTACGAGACCGTCATCGGCGGCTTCCAGGACGACGGCACCCCGAGCGAGCTGCATGTCATCACGGACGCGGCCACCGGCAAGAAGCTCTACGAGCGACAGGCCATCGAGACCGGCGTCGGGAACACCGAGTACAGCGGCCAGGTCACCCTCGGCACCACCCAGTCCGGGTCGACCTACACCCTGAACGACGCCGCCCGGGGCGGCCACAAGACGTACAACCTGAACCACGGTACGTCCGGCACGGGCACGCTCTACTCGGGCAGTGACGACGTGTGGGGCAACGGCCTCGCCTCCAACACCGAGACCGCCGCCGCCGACGCCCACTACGGCGCGGCCGAGACCTGGGACTTCTACAAGAACGTCTTCGGCAGGACCGGTATAGCCGGCGACGGTGTCGCCGCGTACTCCCGCGTCCACTACGGCAACAGCTACGTCAACGCCTTCTGGGACGACAGCTGCTTCTGCATGACCTACGGGGACGGTTCCGGCAACGCGGACCCGCTGACCGCGCTCGACGTGGCGGGCCACGAGATGTCGCACGGCGTCACCGCCGCGACCGCGGGGCTCAACTACAGCGGTGAGTCGGGCGGTCTCAACGAGGCGACGTCGGACATCTTCGGCACCTCCGTGGAGTTCTACGCCAACAACGCCACCGACAAGGGCGACTACCTCATCGGTGAGAAGATCAACATCAACGGCGACGGCACTCCGCTGCGCTACATGGACAAGCCCAGCAAGGACGGCGGCTCGGCCGACTCCTGGTACTCCGGCGTCGGCAACCTCGACGTCCACTACTCGTCGGGCCCCGCCAACCACTGGTTCTACCTGCTCAGCGAGGGCAGCGGCGCCAAGGTCATCAACGGCGTCAGCTACAACTCGCCGACCTCCGACGGCCTTCCGGTCACCGGCATCGGCCGCGACAAGGCGCAGCTGATCTGGTACAAGGCGCTCACCGAGCAGTTCACGTCGACGACCAACTACGCGTCGGCACGCACCGGCACGCTCGCCGCGGCCAGCGCCCTGTACGGCGCGACCAGCGCCGAGTACAAGGCCGTCCAGGATGCCTGGGCGGGCATCAACGTCGGCGCTCGGTCCGGCGGCGGCGGCTCCGGCGGCACCGTCTTCCAGTCCACCACGCCCGTGTCCATCCCGGACGCCGGCGCGGCGGTCACCTCGCCCATCCCGGTCACCGGTGTGACGGGCAACGCTCCCTCCACGCTGAAGGTGGACGTGAACATCACGCACACCTGGCGCGGTGACCTGGTCATCGACCTGGTCGCCCCGGACGGCAGCACCTACCGCCTCAAGAACTCCAGTTCCTCGGACTCCGCGGACAACGTGGTGGCGACGTACACCGTCAACGCCTCGTCCGAGGTGGCCAACGGAACCTGGAAGCTGAAGGTTCAGGACGTGGCGGCTCAGGACACCGGGAAGATCAACAGCTGGAAGCTGACCTTCTGA
- a CDS encoding ATP-binding protein: protein MTNAAKHAPGAQVMVRVVRSGAAVTVTVTCGPCPAGPAPHATGSGTGLVGLDERIRLAGGVLTHGPLPDGGFEVTASLPLVPGPVLAARARETSTSARELARERRQVRRRLKQAIWVPLAVTAALGVLIGAAALNNRYGSVLDRSRYDLVRVGDSRADLGSRLPSYAMDGAPDGAPPQPTGQDCVYYRTGPFVSLPAYRLCFTGEVLASKAVVDAAGPERTAAGAACPWHAAPAASEQTRVRPGCPRGSASPRPRTGCSCPRGAASR from the coding sequence CTGACCAACGCGGCGAAGCACGCGCCGGGGGCACAGGTGATGGTGCGGGTGGTGCGGTCCGGCGCCGCGGTCACCGTCACTGTCACCTGCGGGCCGTGTCCGGCGGGCCCGGCGCCGCACGCGACGGGCAGCGGTACCGGCCTGGTCGGACTCGACGAACGCATCCGCCTGGCCGGCGGCGTACTCACCCATGGGCCGCTGCCGGACGGCGGTTTCGAGGTGACGGCATCCCTGCCGCTGGTACCCGGCCCGGTCCTCGCTGCCCGCGCGCGGGAGACCAGCACCTCCGCACGGGAGCTGGCCCGTGAACGCCGGCAGGTGCGGCGGCGTCTGAAGCAGGCGATCTGGGTTCCGCTGGCGGTGACCGCGGCCCTCGGGGTACTGATCGGCGCCGCCGCGCTCAACAACCGCTACGGGTCGGTGCTCGACCGCTCGCGGTACGACCTCGTCCGGGTGGGCGACAGCAGGGCCGATCTGGGGTCCCGGCTTCCGTCGTACGCCATGGACGGCGCCCCGGACGGTGCGCCGCCGCAGCCGACGGGCCAGGACTGCGTGTACTACCGGACCGGGCCCTTCGTCTCGCTGCCCGCCTACCGGCTGTGTTTCACCGGTGAGGTCCTGGCATCCAAGGCGGTGGTGGACGCCGCGGGGCCGGAACGGACGGCGGCCGGTGCGGCGTGCCCGTGGCACGCCGCACCGGCCGCCTCCGAACAGACACGGGTCAGGCCGGGTTGTCCCCGTGGGTCAGCGTCTCCCAGGCCACGAACAGGTTGTTCGTGCCCGCGGGGCGCTGCTTCTCGGTGA
- a CDS encoding M4 family metallopeptidase, with the protein MTSRISRSQRIAGSIAVAALLATGLTTLTSGSAGATPTKATIGAQALTLSSGQHASLLRAASTTVAATANTLGLGSKEKLVVRDVIKDADGTTHTRYERTYEGLPVLGGDLVVHTAKSGTVSGVTKATKAAIKVATTTAAVKPAAAQQKALSAAKSAGADKASAGKTPRKVVWAAAGKPTLAYETVIGGFQDDGTPNELHVVTDAATGKKLSQWQAIKTGTGNSEYSGKVTLTTTKSGSQFQLSDGDRGGHKTYNLNHGTSGKGTLYTDADDTWGDGKASNDQTAAVDAHYGAAETWDFYKNVLKRNGIAGDGVASYSRVHYGDSYVNAFWDDSCFCMTYGDGAGNADPLTAIDVAGHEMSHGLTAATAKLDYTGESGGLNEATSDIFGTAVEFYADNATDPGDYLIGEKIDINGDGSPLRYMDKPSKDGGSADYWSAGVGNLDVHYSSGVANHFFYLLSEGSGKKTINGVNYDSPTSDGSTVTGIGRDKAVQIWYKALTTYMTSTTNYAAARTATLKAAGDLYGADSAEYKAVGAAWTGLNVK; encoded by the coding sequence GTGACTTCACGTATATCGCGTTCCCAGCGCATCGCCGGTTCCATAGCGGTCGCAGCACTGCTGGCCACCGGTCTCACCACCCTCACCTCCGGCTCCGCAGGTGCCACCCCCACGAAGGCCACGATCGGAGCCCAGGCCCTCACCCTCTCCTCCGGCCAGCACGCGAGTCTGCTCCGTGCGGCGAGCACCACGGTCGCGGCCACCGCGAACACGCTCGGTCTCGGCAGCAAGGAGAAGCTGGTCGTCCGGGACGTCATCAAGGACGCCGACGGCACCACGCACACCCGGTACGAGCGCACCTACGAAGGACTGCCCGTCCTCGGCGGTGACCTGGTCGTGCACACCGCCAAGTCCGGCACGGTCAGCGGTGTCACCAAGGCCACCAAGGCCGCCATCAAGGTGGCGACCACGACCGCGGCCGTGAAGCCGGCCGCCGCGCAGCAGAAGGCGCTCTCCGCGGCCAAGTCGGCCGGCGCGGACAAGGCCTCCGCCGGCAAGACGCCCCGCAAGGTCGTCTGGGCGGCCGCCGGGAAGCCGACACTCGCCTACGAGACCGTCATCGGCGGTTTCCAGGACGACGGCACCCCGAACGAGCTGCATGTCGTCACCGACGCCGCCACCGGCAAGAAGCTCTCGCAGTGGCAGGCCATCAAGACCGGTACCGGCAACAGCGAGTACAGCGGCAAGGTCACTCTGACCACGACGAAGTCGGGATCCCAGTTCCAGCTGAGTGACGGGGACCGGGGCGGCCACAAGACGTACAACCTCAACCACGGCACGTCCGGCAAGGGCACCCTCTACACCGACGCCGACGACACGTGGGGCGACGGCAAGGCGTCCAACGACCAGACCGCGGCCGTGGACGCGCACTACGGCGCGGCCGAGACCTGGGACTTCTACAAGAACGTCCTCAAGCGGAACGGCATCGCGGGTGACGGCGTCGCCTCCTACAGCCGGGTCCACTACGGCGACAGCTACGTCAACGCCTTCTGGGACGACAGCTGCTTCTGCATGACGTACGGCGACGGCGCGGGCAACGCCGACCCGCTGACCGCCATCGACGTGGCCGGACACGAGATGTCGCACGGCCTGACGGCAGCCACCGCCAAGCTCGACTACACCGGCGAGTCAGGCGGTCTCAACGAGGCGACATCGGACATCTTCGGCACCGCAGTCGAGTTCTACGCCGACAACGCCACCGACCCCGGCGACTACCTCATCGGCGAGAAGATCGACATCAACGGCGACGGATCGCCGCTGCGCTACATGGACAAGCCCAGCAAGGACGGCGGCTCGGCCGACTACTGGTCGGCGGGCGTCGGCAACCTCGACGTGCACTACTCGTCGGGCGTCGCCAACCACTTCTTCTACCTGCTGAGCGAGGGCAGCGGCAAGAAGACCATCAACGGCGTCAACTACGACTCGCCCACATCGGACGGCTCGACGGTCACCGGCATCGGCCGGGACAAGGCCGTCCAGATCTGGTACAAGGCCCTGACGACGTACATGACGTCCACGACCAACTACGCGGCCGCCCGTACGGCGACCCTGAAGGCGGCCGGTGACCTGTACGGCGCGGACAGCGCCGAGTACAAGGCCGTCGGTGCGGCCTGGACCGGTCTCAACGTGAAGTAG
- a CDS encoding response regulator transcription factor, which produces MTDARVRVLLADDETMIRAGIRAILGADPSFEVVAEAGDGREAVELTLKHRPDVALLDIRMPRLDGLQAAEELRRTSPGTSLVMLTTFSEDEYIVRALGSGASGFLLKSGDPRELVAGIQAVAGGAAFLSPQVARRVIAHLGTGRLSRAAGARTRLEPLTGREREVVALLGAGLSNAEIAARLHVVEGTVKAHVSAVLSRLELRNRVQLAILAYEAGLVDGPV; this is translated from the coding sequence ATGACCGACGCACGGGTACGTGTTCTCCTCGCCGACGACGAAACGATGATCCGCGCCGGGATCCGGGCGATCCTCGGCGCCGACCCGTCCTTCGAGGTCGTCGCGGAAGCGGGAGACGGGCGCGAGGCGGTCGAACTGACCCTGAAACACCGCCCGGACGTGGCGCTGCTCGACATCCGTATGCCGCGCCTCGACGGTCTGCAGGCAGCGGAGGAACTGCGCAGGACGTCACCCGGCACCTCACTGGTCATGCTCACCACCTTCTCGGAGGACGAGTACATCGTGCGGGCGCTCGGCTCCGGTGCGAGCGGCTTCCTCCTGAAGTCCGGGGACCCCCGCGAACTGGTCGCGGGCATCCAGGCTGTCGCCGGCGGTGCGGCCTTCCTCTCTCCCCAGGTGGCGCGGCGCGTCATCGCCCATCTCGGTACCGGCCGGCTCTCCCGGGCCGCCGGGGCGCGTACCCGGCTCGAACCGCTGACCGGTCGGGAACGCGAGGTGGTGGCCCTGCTCGGTGCCGGGCTTTCCAACGCGGAGATCGCGGCCCGGCTCCACGTGGTCGAAGGGACGGTGAAGGCCCATGTCAGCGCCGTACTCAGCAGGCTGGAGCTCAGGAACCGCGTACAGCTGGCGATTCTGGCCTATGAGGCCGGGCTGGTGGACGGCCCTGTGTGA
- a CDS encoding alginate lyase family protein, with product MRTGTTSHRSKRHVRAWAVGLAATLAGVLGLTLIPQAMAARTPTAPSGPAAAAAPAAFTHPGVLVSRPQLDFVRGRVQANAEPWSSANAQMMASSYASLSRTPKPRANVECGSYSNPNNGCTDEREDAIAAYTDALAWYITRDDRYAQKSIALMDAWSAVIKEHTNSNAPLQTGWAGSVWPRAAEIIKYTYDSWPNSGRFATMLRTVYLPEVINGSHSNGNWELSMTEAAIGISVFLEDHTSYDKAVATFRGRVPAYIYLSSDGALPKVAPGSGLSGRDAIVSYWQGQSTFMTGLTQETCRDLTHTGYGISAIAHIAETSRIQGQDLYPEIQERLRQALGFQAKYMMGAAVPSNLCGGSLKDSLGPVTEVGYNALHNRLGIAMTQTQALTEKQRPAGTNNLFVAWETLTHGDNPA from the coding sequence ATGCGTACCGGAACCACCTCGCACCGATCGAAGCGCCACGTCAGAGCCTGGGCCGTCGGCCTCGCTGCCACGCTGGCCGGTGTACTCGGCCTGACCCTGATACCCCAGGCCATGGCGGCCAGAACGCCGACGGCCCCCTCCGGACCGGCAGCGGCCGCAGCCCCCGCCGCCTTCACCCATCCGGGCGTTCTCGTCAGCCGCCCGCAGCTCGACTTCGTACGCGGCAGGGTCCAGGCGAACGCCGAACCCTGGTCGAGCGCCAACGCCCAGATGATGGCCAGCAGTTACGCGTCGCTGTCCCGCACCCCCAAGCCCCGGGCCAATGTCGAGTGCGGTTCGTACTCCAACCCCAACAACGGTTGTACGGACGAGCGCGAGGACGCCATCGCCGCGTACACGGACGCCCTCGCCTGGTACATCACCCGGGACGACCGCTACGCCCAGAAGTCCATCGCGCTGATGGACGCCTGGTCCGCCGTGATCAAGGAGCACACCAACAGCAACGCACCGCTCCAGACCGGCTGGGCCGGCTCGGTCTGGCCGCGCGCCGCCGAGATCATCAAGTACACCTACGACAGCTGGCCCAACTCCGGCCGCTTCGCGACCATGCTCCGCACCGTCTATCTGCCCGAGGTCATCAACGGCTCGCACAGCAATGGCAACTGGGAGCTGTCCATGACGGAGGCCGCCATCGGGATCTCCGTCTTCCTCGAGGACCACACCTCCTACGACAAGGCGGTCGCCACGTTCCGGGGCCGTGTCCCCGCCTACATCTACCTCAGCTCGGACGGCGCCCTGCCCAAGGTCGCACCGGGCAGCGGCCTCAGCGGCAGGGACGCGATCGTCTCGTACTGGCAGGGCCAGTCCACCTTCATGACCGGGCTCACCCAGGAGACCTGCCGCGACCTGACCCACACCGGCTACGGCATCTCCGCGATCGCCCATATCGCCGAGACCAGCCGCATCCAGGGCCAGGACCTCTATCCGGAGATCCAGGAGCGGCTGCGCCAGGCACTGGGATTCCAGGCCAAGTACATGATGGGTGCCGCGGTGCCGTCCAACCTGTGCGGCGGCAGCCTCAAGGACAGCCTCGGGCCGGTCACCGAGGTGGGCTACAACGCGCTGCACAACCGTCTGGGGATCGCGATGACCCAGACCCAGGCACTCACCGAGAAGCAGCGCCCCGCGGGCACGAACAACCTGTTCGTGGCCTGGGAGACGCTGACCCACGGGGACAACCCGGCCTGA